TTGCGCTCACCCGGGGTGCCGCAGGTGTAGACGCCGCCCGCGTTGTCCGGGAAGTCCTTCTTGTAGCGTTCCGGGACCGAGTCGAGCTCCCGGGCGGTCTTGGCGTCGCCCGTGGAACCGTCGACGTTCTCGATGTAGTTGAAGCACCAGCTCCACTGGAAGCCGACCACGTTGACCGTGACATCCGGCTTCTTGTCCATGCTGAGCAGCTTGGACTCGTCGCGGGCCGTGAAGTAGAAGAGGACCGAGACGATGATGATGGGGACGACCGTGTACAGCGCCTCGATGGGCACGTTGTACCGGGTCTGCGGAGGGATCTCCACCTTGGTGCGGCTGCGCCGGTGGAAGATGGCACTCCAGAGGATCAAGCCCCACACCAGCACGCCGACGGCGAGCGCGGCAGCCCAGGAGCCCTGCCAGAGGGAGAGGACGATCGGCGCCTCTTCCGTGGTGGGGGTGGGCATACCAAGGCGGGGGAAGTCCTCCCATGTGCAACCGGTGGCGGTCGCCAGGACCAGGCCCGCGGTCAGTGCCTGCAGCAGCTTCCGCCGCATCGGGCGCCGCGGCGAGCGGTCGGAGCCGTTGGGACTCACGTAGCGCCTTCCCGAGAGTCTCGCCCGCGCGGATCGGCTGCGGCCTGGCCTTCTCGCTGGTCGGTCGCCGCCCTGCGTCGGGCAGGGGTTTGGATGTTTATGCGGACCAAACCCTAGCCCACCCTCTCCGGGGGTTCGCGGGGAGGGGTGCCTAGTCACTCCGCGGGTTCGCTGGATTGGCGGCGGCGGGCCCGTCGTGGCTGGTCGCGCCGCGCGCGGGAGCCGCCGCGGACGCATCCCCGCGCCCCTTGGCGCACGTTGTCCGCGGCGCGGTCTAGCGTTGCCGTATGGCCTACTTCGACGCCGCTTCCGCGGCCCCCCTCCACCCCGTCGCCCGTCAGGCCCTGCTGGCCTCCCTGGACGAGGGGTGGGCGGACCCCGCGCGGCTGTACCGGGAAGGGCGCAAGGCCAGGCTGCTGCTGGACGCGGCACGGGAAGCCGTCGCCGAGGCGGTCGGATGCCGGGCGGACGAGGTGGTGTTCACGTCCTCCGGGACCCGCGCGGTGCACTCCGGCGTCTCGGGCGTGTTGGCGGGCCGGCGACGGGTCGGGCGCCACCTGATCGTGTCATCCGTCGAACACTCCTCGGTGCTCCACTCGGCCGAGGCCCACGAGGCAGCCGGCGGCACGGTCACCCGCGTCCCGGTGGACCGCTCGGGCGCCGTGGACCCGTCGGTGTACGCCGCCGCGCTGCGCGAGGACACCGCGCTGGCGTGTCTTCAGTCCGCCAACCACGAGGTGGGCACCGTGCAGCCGGTGGCCGAGGTCGCCGAGGCGTGCCGGGCGGCCGGGGTGCCGCTGCTGGTGGACGCGGCCCAGTCGCTGGGCTGGGGCCCGGTGGCCGGCGACTGGTCGCTGCTGGCCGCCAGCGCCCACAAGTGGGGAGGGCCGTCCGGGGTCGGACTGCTCGTCGTCCGCAAGGGGGTGCGGTTCGCGCCGCAAGGACCGGCCGACGAGCGGGAGTCGGGCCGGGCCCCGGGCTTCGAGAACATCCCCGCGATCGTGGCCGCCGCGGCCTCCCTGCGGGCCGTACGGGCGGAGGCGGACGCCGAGGCGGTACGGCTGCGCGGGCTCACCGACCGGATCCGGGCCCGGGTGCCCGAACTGGTGCCGGACGTGGAGGTGGTGGGCGAGCCGGAGCGGCGGCTGCCCGGGATCGTCACCTTCTCCTGCCTCTACGTCGACGGGGAGGCGTTGCTGCACGAGCTGGACCGGGAGGGGTTCTCGGTCTCGTCCGGATCGTCCTGCACCAGCAGCACGCTGACCCCCAGCCATGTGCTGCGCGCGATGGGGGTGCTGAGCGAGGGCAACGTCCGGGTGTCGCTGCCGCCGGGGACCGTCTCCGAGGAGGTCGACGCGTTCCTCGAGGTGCTGCCCCGGGTGGTGGCGGGGGTGCGGGAGAAGCTGGGCGCGCCGTCCGCCGCGGTCGTACGGCAGGACGACGCGCTGGTCCTGGACGCCCTCGGCAAGCTGTGCCCGCTGCCGGTGATCGAGCTGGCGAAGGTGATCGGCGAGGTGCCGGTGGGCGGCACCGTCCGCGTCCTCGCCGACGACGCGGCGGCCCGCCAGGACATCCCGGCGTGGTGCGAGATGCGGGGGCAGGAGTACCTGGGCGAGGAACCGGCGGAGCAGGGCACGGCCTACGTCGTACGCCGGACCGGCTGACCCGCCCCCGGGCGGAGCGGGACCGGGCCGGCGCGGCAGCCGCCGCGAGCGCGGCCGGGCGCCGCGCGTCCGCGGCCGGCGAGGCGCCCGCCCGGCGGACGGGCGGGCGCGCGCGCTCAGCCCAGGTGCGCCTGGACCTCCGCCGCGGCGTCGTGCCCGTACGCCTTGGTGAACCGGTCCATGAAGTGCGCCCGCCGCAGCTGGTACTCCTGCGTGCCGACCGTCTCGATGACCAGCGTCGCGAGCATGCAGCCCACCTGTGCCGCCCGCTCCGGGGA
Above is a genomic segment from Streptomyces glaucescens containing:
- the coxB gene encoding cytochrome c oxidase subunit II; translated protein: MSPNGSDRSPRRPMRRKLLQALTAGLVLATATGCTWEDFPRLGMPTPTTEEAPIVLSLWQGSWAAALAVGVLVWGLILWSAIFHRRSRTKVEIPPQTRYNVPIEALYTVVPIIIVSVLFYFTARDESKLLSMDKKPDVTVNVVGFQWSWCFNYIENVDGSTGDAKTARELDSVPERYKKDFPDNAGGVYTCGTPGERNPQTGNPGPTLWLPEGKTVRFVLTSRDVIHSFWVVPFLMKQDVIPGHPNAFQVTPNRQGTFLGKCAELCGVDHSRMLFNVKVVSPERYEQHLKELAEKGQTGYVPAGIEQTEHEKNREANIL
- a CDS encoding cysteine desulfurase/sulfurtransferase TusA family protein: MAYFDAASAAPLHPVARQALLASLDEGWADPARLYREGRKARLLLDAAREAVAEAVGCRADEVVFTSSGTRAVHSGVSGVLAGRRRVGRHLIVSSVEHSSVLHSAEAHEAAGGTVTRVPVDRSGAVDPSVYAAALREDTALACLQSANHEVGTVQPVAEVAEACRAAGVPLLVDAAQSLGWGPVAGDWSLLAASAHKWGGPSGVGLLVVRKGVRFAPQGPADERESGRAPGFENIPAIVAAAASLRAVRAEADAEAVRLRGLTDRIRARVPELVPDVEVVGEPERRLPGIVTFSCLYVDGEALLHELDREGFSVSSGSSCTSSTLTPSHVLRAMGVLSEGNVRVSLPPGTVSEEVDAFLEVLPRVVAGVREKLGAPSAAVVRQDDALVLDALGKLCPLPVIELAKVIGEVPVGGTVRVLADDAAARQDIPAWCEMRGQEYLGEEPAEQGTAYVVRRTG